The Lysobacter luteus genome contains the following window.
GATCGGCATCATCATCGGCCTCGGCGCGCTCGGCGCCTGCCTCGGCATCGCGATCATGGGTGCCAAGTTCCTTGAGTCGGCCGCCCGCCAGCCTGAGCTGGTCCCGATGCTGCAGGGCCGCATGTTCCTGCTCGCCGGCCTGATCGACGCGGCGTTCA
Protein-coding sequences here:
- the atpE gene encoding F0F1 ATP synthase subunit C — translated: MEFIANVQGLTAIAIGIIIGLGALGACLGIAIMGAKFLESAARQPELVPMLQGRMFLLAGLIDAAFIIGLAVALFFGFANPLISALQG